The Lepidochelys kempii isolate rLepKem1 chromosome 2, rLepKem1.hap2, whole genome shotgun sequence genomic interval TCCCAAGCCCCGTCTGCAGGCTCCgtccaggggtgggggtgtcttGGGCCCCATTTCCAGGCTCTGTCCTGGCGGGACCGAGGCCCTGCGCTGCCGGACTCTGCTCCTGGGGGAGCTGCTGCAAACCCCCATTCAGAGGAGGCAGCTCTGGCCGGCTGGTCGGTGAACCCACCAGGGGGTGTCTGGGGTCATCAGCCCACCCAGCCTGGCAAGGCCTGCCCCAGGTAACCAGCAGGGTCAGATGCCAATGTCCAAACCACTCACCCAGGGGCGTGGGGCTGACCCCCCGTACACCGCCTGTCCCCGGTGATGCCTGGCACCCGCCAGGCAGTGCTGACTTCAGCCCGTTCTCTCCCTTCAGCACCTCCCGGGACGCGAAGCCGGCCGGGATCAGCCGCTCCTCCCGCCCTGCAGGACCCCCGGGCCGGGCATTGGGACCCCCGGGGCGTGGCGAGGTGTGACCGGAGCCCCCGGGAAGCCCCCGGGTGGAGCAGTAACGCCCGGGCTCCCCGGCCCCTGGTGCCGTGCAGCATGGTCCTGCGGGAGTCTCCGTTCGCGAACCGGTTCCTGAGCGGCCTGTACAGCCTGGGACAGTACCTGCTCTTCCCCAGCTACTGGGCCGCTGACTGCCTCCTCGACCTCAGAGAGACCACGGCGGAGCAGCAGCAGAACCAGTGCCGGCCCTGCCCCCTGCGGGCACTGGTCACCggccccttgctgctgctgctccttctcctctccaTGCCAGTCGCCCTCCTGGGCCTGCTGCTGTGGCTGCCGCTGCAGGCTGCCCGCAGGCCCTTCGCCTACAAACACACCGCGCCCTCGCGCCACCCAGAGCCGTGGGAGCTGCCGGGCACGGGCAAGGCCTTCAGCTTCGTCAGCGCCAACGTGTGCCTCCTGCCCGACGGCCTGGCCAAGTTCAGCAACCTGGGACAGATGAAGCAGCGCGTGGCCCGCATCGGCCAGCGCCTCACGCAGGGGGAGGCCAGTgccagccccaggagcagccaGTTCCTGCTGCCCACCAAGTACGGGACCACCATGTCCAGCCCACGGCGGTCGGGGAGCAGTGCCCGCTGCCCTGACGCCAGCGTGGCGGTCGAGATCCCGGacgggcagggaggggctgggcctggggagaTCTCGGTGCCCTTCCCGCCGGACGTGGACTTCCTTTGCCTGCAGGAGGTGTTCGACCAGCGAGCGGGCGCCCGACTCTGCcagctgctgagccccttctACGAGCACATCGTGTACGACGTGGGCACCTGCGGGCTGCCTGGGTGTTGTACTCTCAAGGTCTTCAACAGCGGGCTCTTCCTGGCCAGCCGCTACCCCGTGCTGGCCGCCCAGTACCACTGCTACCCCAACGGCACTGGCGAGGACGCGCTGTCCGCCAAGGGGCTGCTCTCCGTGCAGGTGAGGAGCTGCCCCAgctgcggggagcccagggccctctACCCTCCTGGGCCTGGCGTGGCCTCTCCCCGGCCAGCCTGACGGGGTCGCTGCAGGGCGGCGTGGGGcattccctccctgccctgctcaggGCAATGCTGCATCCGCGTACGAGCCACTGCTCCCTGCAGGGGCGCTGGGCCTGCGTGGGCAGAGGTGGGCCTGGGTGGCAGAGCGGGTTACAGCaggggactggaagtcaggactcctggggtctcctCCCGGGTCTACCCTGGACTCCCCAAGTGACCCTGGGCCCTCTCCCTTTTCCCCGTGTGTCCCGGCCTCCCAGCTGTGGGGAGGCCCTGAGTCTGAGCCCCCTGCGTGCAGGGGATTGGTTACCCTGGGGCCCCCTGCACCCCACGGGCAGAGGAGGGACGATGCCCCACACCATCAGCCTAGCCCCATCTTGACGGGTTAACAGCTCCGGGAGCCCTGGCCGGGGAGTGGGTGTCTGCAGCCCAGGCAGGGACAGGGCCTGAGGGGAACAGGCGCTTCGGGGACAGCCCTGCCGGGAGAGCAGTGAGAGCCcttggcagtggggctgggagccagcaggtTGGCTGCAGGGGGCTCAGCCTCTGACAACAGGCCACTCGCTGTTGTCCGACCccgctgctgccccagccacttGCTGCCCCTTAGCCAGGCCTGGAAACGCCTGCCCCAGCAGTGACCCCAGCATGGGGTGGAAACTGCTCTGTCTGTCCAGGGCTTTGCctcctcccagcgctgggaagtcACCCAGGGTGTGTCGCCCGGCCCTGCAGCAGCCTCCCggcggggcagagtggggctggcagggctcgTGCGAGTGCTCACAACCAGCCGTGTGgacatggctggggctggagctcgggctctgacACCGGGGGCGAGCCGGCCCTGCGCTGGGGGCTCACCGCTGCAGGCTGTCTAGATGTACCCCTGGGAGCCGGGCTGCCACCCCACAACCTGCTGGGACCCCAGCCAGACAATAAGGGCTGAATCCAGGGCACCCATGGGGTGACGGACACGTGGGCCCATGAACCACGTGGGGGTCATctcctcccagctcccagccatgccCTGCACTGACGGCTGAAACTGACCCTCCTTCCCCACGGCTCTGACCGTCGCCCTGGCCAAacgcctgcacccccacccctccccacgaTGGGGCCGGTGCTGTGTGGGGCCCCGGCCCCGGCAGTGGCCTTCCAGCTTGTAACTGGCAACGTTTCCATGTGCACCTGCTAGGTGCAGCTGGGGGAAGCCCAAGGGCAGAGGATAGTGGGCTACCTGAACTGCACCCACCTGCACGCTCCAGCCGGTGAGTGTTGGGAGGGGGCACTCTTGCCCaccggggctggggagggagaacagcTCGTCCAGATGCCCCCCTTCCCCGTTCTACTCCTGGGAGCAGCCCAGCCGCTGACCCTGCCACGGCTCCTGGAGCGGGCTTGGTGCTGGGGCTGCATTGGCACCTGGGCCCCGGCTCCCTCTGCTtgcctccccagccccgccccgcaggGCCCCGCGAGCGAGGAGGGGACACCTGTCCCCTGGACTGGGCTGAGGTCCAGTGCCGACCCTCCAGCCAAGGGCCAAGTCTCCTCTGCCCCACAGTCtgcagtggcagggcaggggacCCCGTGTGGGTGGGGGGCACTTGCTTCcggccctggggctcctggctctgTGGCTGTGCGATCCCTGGCGGGGAGCCCCGCAGGGATTGGATGTGGGGTGCAGCCGGTAacagagtagggttgccaggtgtctgggtTTTAACTGGAAAGTCCAGTCTAAAAGGGAACCTGGTGGTgccggtcagcagtgctgcccggacactaaaagtccagttaccaGGGGGCGGGAAGAGCACCTGGGGCCTGGAGGAGCCCTGAGCACTCAGCAATGGCTCCGGAGGGTCCGCTGTCCTGCCCCGAGCgcagctctccctcccctccccccactgccccactcagcccccacccccggagcacggctctccctcccctcccccgccctgccccactcagcccccacccccggagcgcggctccccctcccttccccccactgccccactcagcccccacccccggagcactgctctccctcccctcctctcccctcccctgccccactccccccgtCACAGAGGTTGgaggagtcagggccctgcacccccacttcctgcaattccccgtgactctcagccagccagttgagcagaaggtttattagacgacaggaacacagtccaaacagagcttgtaggtacaaacaggacccctcagtcaggtccctcTGGGGGGcagagcttagaccccagccctgggactcCCTCTGTTTCCCTAGACTgatccaaactgaaaccccctccagccgtCTCAGCCAgccaccccacagctcctcctccagcctttgtccaatttcccgggcagaaggtgtcacctggccccacccccctcctggctcaggtatCATCCCTCAAGTGAAGTCACCCCCTGCTACCCCATCCCCAttgcagacagtcccagtaaaactcccCTGTGACAtccccaggtcaacactcccccatccctgctgcgtcacatctctccccctttcgagactgaactgagcggggtcacgctgaccagtgacctggggaagttcggggccccctctccgggacagcgcatccgctatcaggttggcacttcccttcacgtggaccacgtccacgtcgtaatcctgcaggagcaggctccatctcaggagcttggcgttggctcctttcatctggtgcagccaggtcaggggagagtggtcggtgtagacggtgaagtgtcgcccgaagagatagggctctagtttcttgagggcccacaccatggccaggcactccttctcgatggccgcgtagtgttgctcccggggtagcagcttcttgctcaggtacacgatggggcgTCTCTCCcacttttcatcctcctgcattaacacagcccccagtcccgtgtcggaggcgtc includes:
- the LOC140906236 gene encoding sphingomyelin phosphodiesterase 5-like isoform X2; amino-acid sequence: MNSVGGGAPPGTRSRPGSAAPPALQDPRAGHWDPRGVARCDRSPREAPGWSSNARAPRPLVPCSMVLRESPFANRFLSGLYSLGQYLLFPSYWAADCLLDLRETTAEQQQNQCRPCPLRALVTGPLLLLLLLLSMPVALLGLLLWLPLQAARRPFAYKHTAPSRHPEPWELPGTGKAFSFVSANVCLLPDGLAKFSNLGQMKQRVARIGQRLTQGEASASPRSSQFLLPTKYGTTMSSPRRSGSSARCPDASVAVEIPDGQGGAGPGEISVPFPPDVDFLCLQEVFDQRAGARLCQLLSPFYEHIVYDVGTCGLPGCCTLKVFNSGLFLASRYPVLAAQYHCYPNGTGEDALSAKGLLSVQVQLGEAQGQRIVGYLNCTHLHAPAADAQIRCDQLTLGLFWVQLFQDAHTEQGDVIAFDVFCGDFNFDNCSSGDELEQTHIIFRQYQDPCRVGPRQDKPWAIGTLLNYLEIYEEAVSTPEKLKRTLEQEEGRRKYLACPILQDGCPDPSAAGSPWEGRRIDYILYREHPAPISLTTEVEKFSFITQLAGCSDHMAVGLRLLLNPAPQ
- the LOC140906236 gene encoding sphingomyelin phosphodiesterase 5-like isoform X4; the encoded protein is MVLRESPFANRFLSGLYSLGQYLLFPSYWAADCLLDLRETTAEQQQNQCRPCPLRALVTGPLLLLLLLLSMPVALLGLLLWLPLQAARRPFAYKHTAPSRHPEPWELPGTGKAFSFVSANVCLLPDGLAKFSNLGQMKQRVARIGQRLTQGEASASPRSSQFLLPTKYGTTMSSPRRSGSSARCPDASVAVEIPDGQGGAGPGEISVPFPPDVDFLCLQEVFDQRAGARLCQLLSPFYEHIVYDVGTCGLPGCCTLKVFNSGLFLASRYPVLAAQYHCYPNGTGEDALSAKGLLSVQVQLGEAQGQRIVGYLNCTHLHAPAADAQIRCDQLTLGLFWVQLFQDAHTEQGDVIAFDVFCGDFNFDNCSSGDELEQTHIIFRQYQDPCRVGPRQDKPWAIGTLLNYLEIYEEAVSTPEKLKRTLEQEEGRRKYLACPILQDGCPDPSAAGSPWEGRRIDYILYREHPAPISLTTEVEKFSFITQLAGCSDHMAVGLRLLLNPAPQ
- the LOC140906236 gene encoding sphingomyelin phosphodiesterase 5-like isoform X1, translated to MQNNSVAAGMWGRQGEPVPSLYAPPGTRSRPGSAAPPALQDPRAGHWDPRGVARCDRSPREAPGWSSNARAPRPLVPCSMVLRESPFANRFLSGLYSLGQYLLFPSYWAADCLLDLRETTAEQQQNQCRPCPLRALVTGPLLLLLLLLSMPVALLGLLLWLPLQAARRPFAYKHTAPSRHPEPWELPGTGKAFSFVSANVCLLPDGLAKFSNLGQMKQRVARIGQRLTQGEASASPRSSQFLLPTKYGTTMSSPRRSGSSARCPDASVAVEIPDGQGGAGPGEISVPFPPDVDFLCLQEVFDQRAGARLCQLLSPFYEHIVYDVGTCGLPGCCTLKVFNSGLFLASRYPVLAAQYHCYPNGTGEDALSAKGLLSVQVQLGEAQGQRIVGYLNCTHLHAPAADAQIRCDQLTLGLFWVQLFQDAHTEQGDVIAFDVFCGDFNFDNCSSGDELEQTHIIFRQYQDPCRVGPRQDKPWAIGTLLNYLEIYEEAVSTPEKLKRTLEQEEGRRKYLACPILQDGCPDPSAAGSPWEGRRIDYILYREHPAPISLTTEVEKFSFITQLAGCSDHMAVGLRLLLNPAPQ
- the LOC140906236 gene encoding sphingomyelin phosphodiesterase 5-like isoform X3, giving the protein MQNNSVAAGMWGRQGEPVPSLYAPPGTRSRPGSAAPPALQDPRAGHWDPRGVARCDRSPREAPGWSSNARAPRPLVPCSMVLRESPFANRFLSGLYSLGQYLLFPSYWAADCLLDLRETTAEQQQNQCRPCPLRALVTGPLLLLLLLLSMPVALLGLLLWLPLQAARRPFAYKHTAPSRHPEPWELPGTGKAFSFVSANVCLLPDGLAKFSNLGQMKQRVARIGQRLTQGEASASPRSSQFLLPTKYGTTMSSPRRSGSSARCPDASVAVEIPDGQGGAGPGEISVPFPPDVDFLCLQEVFDQRAGARLCQLLSPFYEHIVYDVGTCGLPGCCTLKVFNSGLFLASRYPVLAAQYHCYPNGTGEDALSAKGLLSVQPMHRSAATSSPWGSSGCSCSRTPTRSKGTSSPSTSFAGTSTSTTAPQIFPGDELEQTHIIFRQYQDPCRVGPRQDKPWAIGTLLNYLEIYEEAVSTPEKLKRTLEQEEGRRKYLACPILQDGCPDPSAAGSPWEGRRIDYILYREHPAPISLTTEVEKFSFITQLAGCSDHMAVGLRLLLNPAPQ